The following proteins come from a genomic window of Achromobacter sp. AONIH1:
- a CDS encoding autotransporter-associated beta strand repeat-containing protein yields MNNAGVASSGVVKQISGTMILTATNSYSGGTTMTRGTLSVSKDESLGEAVGGLAFNGGTLQVTGKTMTSMARVITVDAAGVGLDIDDAANTLTVAKPLLGIGLLTKSGEGTLVLTQ; encoded by the coding sequence TTGAACAACGCAGGGGTGGCCTCGAGTGGCGTCGTCAAGCAGATATCGGGCACGATGATCCTGACGGCCACCAATAGCTATTCCGGCGGTACGACCATGACCCGCGGCACGCTCTCGGTCTCGAAGGACGAGAGCCTGGGCGAGGCGGTCGGCGGGTTGGCCTTCAACGGTGGCACGTTGCAGGTGACGGGCAAGACAATGACGTCGATGGCTCGCGTCATCACGGTGGACGCGGCCGGAGTCGGCTTGGACATTGACGATGCCGCAAACACCCTGACCGTCGCAAAGCCTTTGCTGGGCATCGGACTTCTGACCAAGTCGGGCGAAGGCACGCTTGTATTGACCCAGTGA
- a CDS encoding integrase core domain-containing protein, with translation MIRTLKEQCAHRHRFATIQHASRVVGDRIRFYNHRRPHQALDMKTPAEAFALAAYPEQVLLSQYGGRQG, from the coding sequence GTGATCCGTACGCTCAAAGAACAATGCGCGCATCGGCATCGCTTCGCGACCATCCAGCACGCCAGCCGCGTTGTAGGCGACCGGATACGTTTTTACAATCATCGACGCCCGCACCAGGCGCTCGACATGAAGACCCCGGCTGAAGCGTTTGCACTAGCCGCATACCCTGAGCAGGTTCTGCTGAGTCAATATGGCGGGCGGCAGGGTTGA
- a CDS encoding SRPBCC domain-containing protein, with product MTTPRELHSLVVERNLRHPPEKVWRALTQSWLIEEWLLANDFVPEVGHRFTLRAKPLPGWSGITNCQVIDVEPERLLRYRWGDGTESSNGLKTIVTWTLTPHEGGTLLQMEQSGFPSPTALSYVRLGSAWPRFLDKLDRLIG from the coding sequence ATGACTACACCGCGAGAGTTGCACAGCCTGGTCGTGGAGCGGAACCTTCGGCATCCGCCCGAAAAAGTGTGGCGTGCACTCACTCAATCGTGGTTGATCGAGGAGTGGCTGTTGGCCAACGACTTTGTGCCTGAGGTCGGTCACCGCTTTACATTGCGCGCGAAGCCGTTGCCCGGGTGGTCGGGTATCACGAATTGCCAGGTCATCGATGTGGAGCCGGAACGACTGCTCCGCTATCGCTGGGGTGATGGCACGGAATCCTCGAACGGGCTGAAGACGATTGTCACCTGGACCTTGACGCCGCATGAGGGAGGCACTTTGCTGCAGATGGAGCAGTCGGGCTTTCCGTCTCCGACCGCGCTCAGCTACGTGCGCCTCGGCTCGGCCTGGCCTCGTTTTCTGGACAAACTGGATCGGCTCATCGGCTAG
- a CDS encoding aromatic-ring-hydroxylating dioxygenase subunit beta, giving the protein MIDFGLYWQIGQLYADYAAALDAGEWDKWPDFFVEDCVYKVVPRENHERGFPLATMSFESRGMLKDRVYGATDTIFHDPYYQRHVVGAPRVLSVDAGRIVSEASYAVFRTKPNQLTTVYNVGRYEDVIRRTPDGLKFESRLCIFDSELIPNSLIYPI; this is encoded by the coding sequence ATGATTGACTTTGGCTTGTACTGGCAGATCGGCCAGCTTTATGCCGACTATGCAGCGGCGCTGGACGCGGGGGAATGGGACAAGTGGCCCGACTTCTTTGTCGAGGACTGCGTCTACAAAGTGGTGCCGCGCGAGAATCACGAACGGGGTTTTCCGCTGGCGACGATGTCCTTCGAGAGCCGCGGCATGCTCAAGGACCGCGTCTACGGCGCGACCGACACCATCTTCCATGACCCGTACTACCAGCGCCATGTGGTCGGCGCGCCGCGCGTGCTGTCGGTGGATGCCGGGCGCATCGTGTCCGAAGCCAGCTATGCCGTGTTCCGCACCAAGCCGAACCAGCTGACCACGGTCTACAACGTGGGGCGCTACGAGGACGTGATCCGGCGCACGCCGGACGGCCTGAAATTCGAATCGCGCCTGTGCATCTTCGACAGCGAGCTGATTCCGAACTCCCTCATCTATCCGATCTGA
- a CDS encoding transposase — MSRTRTRRAECLSTEERESISRGLAGGASCRAIGRELSRSASTISREVRRNGGPAKYRAYDAEKQFLKRGRRPKPYLLSSEPELRDIVTRLLEADCSPEQISGWLKRQSPDGKTM; from the coding sequence ATGTCTCGGACTAGGACGCGCCGTGCCGAATGCCTATCCACAGAAGAGCGAGAGTCGATCTCTCGGGGACTGGCCGGTGGTGCGAGTTGTCGAGCTATTGGTCGCGAGTTGAGCCGGTCAGCATCGACGATCTCGAGAGAGGTGCGTCGCAACGGCGGGCCGGCGAAGTACCGGGCGTACGATGCTGAAAAGCAATTTTTGAAGCGTGGTCGGCGCCCGAAGCCTTACTTGCTATCCAGTGAGCCTGAGCTGCGCGATATCGTGACACGTTTGTTGGAAGCTGACTGTTCGCCCGAACAGATTTCAGGATGGCTGAAACGCCAATCTCCTGACGGAAAGACGATGTGA
- a CDS encoding ThiF family adenylyltransferase, whose protein sequence is MNTPQFPAACDIEQADADRRFGGLSRLYGPDAPARLRAAHVAVAGLGGVGSWTVEALARCGVGALTLIDLDHIAESNVNRQIHALTQTLGQSKVQAMAERVQAINPQCVLTLVDDFVSPENVAQVLPGPYTVIIDCTDQAAAKIAMILQARALGAPMLLCGGAGGKTDPLALRAGDLSAAVNDALLSKLRNKLRKEHGFARASDRNGKALKRVPKMGVHALWFDQPAILPDAWTRPTEGEDAVGAAGQAIAPQGLSCAGYGSVVTVTAAMGMAAANEALRLALSAPASA, encoded by the coding sequence ATGAACACGCCGCAATTTCCCGCCGCCTGCGATATCGAGCAGGCCGACGCCGACCGCCGCTTCGGCGGCCTTTCCCGCCTGTACGGGCCGGACGCGCCCGCCCGCCTGCGCGCCGCCCACGTCGCCGTGGCCGGCCTGGGCGGCGTCGGCTCGTGGACGGTGGAGGCGCTGGCGCGCTGCGGCGTCGGCGCGCTGACGCTGATCGACCTGGACCACATCGCCGAATCCAACGTCAACCGGCAGATCCATGCATTGACGCAGACGTTGGGCCAGTCCAAGGTCCAGGCCATGGCCGAGCGGGTTCAGGCCATCAATCCGCAATGCGTGCTGACCCTGGTCGACGATTTCGTCTCGCCCGAGAATGTGGCGCAGGTGCTGCCCGGCCCCTATACCGTCATCATCGATTGCACCGACCAGGCTGCGGCGAAGATCGCCATGATCCTGCAAGCGCGCGCGCTGGGCGCGCCCATGCTGCTGTGCGGCGGCGCGGGCGGCAAGACCGATCCGCTGGCGCTGCGCGCCGGCGACCTGTCGGCGGCGGTGAACGACGCGCTGCTGTCCAAGCTGCGCAACAAGCTGCGCAAGGAGCACGGCTTTGCGCGCGCGTCCGATCGCAACGGCAAGGCGCTCAAGCGGGTGCCGAAGATGGGTGTGCATGCGCTGTGGTTCGACCAGCCCGCCATCCTGCCCGACGCCTGGACCCGTCCGACCGAAGGCGAGGACGCGGTGGGCGCCGCCGGCCAGGCCATCGCGCCGCAGGGCCTGTCCTGCGCCGGCTACGGCTCGGTGGTCACGGTGACGGCGGCCATGGGCATGGCCGCCGCCAACGAGGCGCTGCGCCTGGCGCTGAGCGCGCCGGCGTCGGCCTAG
- a CDS encoding LysR family transcriptional regulator yields MDLKDLDLNLLVVFNELQKHGRVAAVAQSLGISQPGVSNALGRLRKLLGDELFLRTARGMVPTPYAQLLARPIADALGALHSTLNARASFDPRGSERGFVIGVNDVGESYFLPRLMRTLEGMAPGVTIRTVRTTSMDVKDEMERGRVDLAMGFLPALKAGFFQRRLFRQPYVCIFRHDHLLARSGVSIRQFRAAEHVAIVSEGTGHGVVDEVIERAGIRRRLRLTVPHFMAVGPVLQATDMIAVVPRRFADCACKPFGLATAPCPVKIPESVINVFWHARNHRDPANQWLRQVVVDEFADQGGAA; encoded by the coding sequence ATGGACCTGAAAGACCTGGACCTGAACCTGCTGGTCGTCTTCAACGAGCTGCAGAAGCACGGCCGGGTGGCGGCTGTGGCGCAAAGCCTGGGCATCTCGCAGCCCGGCGTCAGCAACGCGCTGGGCCGGCTGCGCAAGCTGCTGGGCGACGAGCTGTTCCTGCGCACCGCGCGCGGCATGGTGCCCACGCCCTACGCGCAATTGCTGGCCCGGCCCATCGCCGACGCGCTGGGCGCGCTGCACAGCACGCTGAACGCGCGCGCGTCATTCGACCCGCGCGGCAGCGAGCGCGGCTTCGTGATCGGCGTCAACGACGTGGGTGAATCCTATTTCCTGCCCAGGCTGATGCGGACGCTGGAAGGCATGGCGCCGGGCGTCACCATCCGCACGGTGCGCACCACCTCGATGGATGTGAAGGACGAGATGGAGCGCGGCCGGGTGGACCTGGCGATGGGCTTCCTGCCGGCCTTGAAGGCTGGCTTCTTCCAGCGCCGGCTGTTTCGACAGCCCTATGTCTGCATCTTTCGTCACGATCATCTGCTGGCCCGCTCGGGCGTGTCGATCCGCCAGTTCCGCGCCGCCGAGCATGTGGCCATCGTGTCCGAGGGCACCGGCCATGGCGTGGTGGATGAGGTCATCGAGCGCGCCGGCATCCGGCGGCGGTTGCGGCTGACGGTGCCGCATTTCATGGCGGTGGGACCGGTGCTGCAGGCCACCGACATGATCGCCGTCGTGCCCCGGCGCTTCGCCGACTGCGCCTGCAAGCCCTTCGGGCTGGCCACCGCGCCCTGTCCCGTGAAGATCCCGGAGTCGGTCATCAATGTGTTCTGGCACGCGCGCAATCACCGCGATCCGGCCAACCAGTGGCTGCGGCAGGTGGTGGTGGACGAGTTCGCGGACCAGGGCGGCGCGGCCTGA
- a CDS encoding acetyltransferase has protein sequence MEASFVGGYSMTVNTKTIEIRASRPEDGARAIEIWRDAVDATHDFLSPEDRRAIDEMVCGFLPQVPLWLAVDTNDYPVAFMFVENRHMQALFVDPACRGTGIGAALVRHGLTLHPNMTTDVNEQNSQAVGFYEKMGFKRIGHSPVDDQGRPYPLVHLEYQG, from the coding sequence ATGGAAGCCTCCTTCGTGGGGGGGTATTCAATGACTGTAAATACGAAAACGATCGAGATTAGGGCCTCTCGGCCCGAAGACGGCGCGCGCGCAATTGAAATCTGGCGAGATGCGGTTGATGCGACGCATGATTTTTTGTCACCGGAGGATCGTCGCGCGATTGACGAGATGGTGTGCGGCTTTTTGCCTCAAGTGCCGCTATGGCTGGCGGTCGATACCAATGATTATCCGGTGGCCTTTATGTTCGTCGAAAACAGGCACATGCAGGCGCTATTCGTTGATCCGGCTTGTCGAGGTACTGGCATTGGCGCGGCGCTGGTTCGCCACGGCCTGACGCTTCACCCCAACATGACGACTGACGTTAATGAGCAGAACAGTCAAGCAGTGGGTTTCTACGAAAAAATGGGCTTCAAGCGCATTGGCCATTCACCTGTCGACGATCAAGGCAGGCCGTACCCGCTTGTTCATCTTGAATACCAAGGCTGA
- the asd gene encoding aspartate-semialdehyde dehydrogenase, whose amino-acid sequence MRVGLVGWRGMVGSMLLKRMREEGDFSRILPTYFSTSAAGRSYRDPLGVEHRLLDANSVDRLGEMDIIITCQGGDYTKAAYPVLRASGWRGFWIDAASAKRMDDDSIIALDPVNHEQVEAGIAAGVRNYIGGNCSITLSLIGLTGLFRAGLVEWMSMMTYQAASGAGAQHVKELLGQMSAVAKRVNNDNLADSDTPVLDLLAKAHAAPRASDYPIEAFGAPLAGSIIPWIDSDLGNGMSREEWKGEVETNKILGLPPGTIGVDGLCVRVAALQSHSAAITLKLKENVELHHLERLIREAHKWVGFVPNTRQETIQRLSPAAVSGSLKIGVGRLRRLNVEPRMYSVLTTGDQLLWGAAEPLRRVLNMILNAQ is encoded by the coding sequence ATGAGGGTCGGCCTGGTGGGGTGGCGCGGTATGGTTGGCTCCATGCTGCTGAAGCGGATGCGCGAAGAGGGCGATTTTTCGAGAATATTGCCGACGTATTTCAGCACGTCTGCGGCAGGGCGCTCGTATCGTGACCCGCTTGGTGTTGAGCACCGTCTGCTCGACGCGAACTCAGTCGACAGACTTGGCGAGATGGATATCATCATTACCTGCCAGGGCGGCGACTATACGAAAGCTGCATATCCAGTGCTGCGCGCTTCAGGCTGGCGTGGCTTCTGGATCGATGCGGCGTCCGCGAAGCGGATGGATGACGATTCGATCATCGCGCTCGACCCGGTCAACCACGAACAGGTCGAGGCCGGCATCGCTGCAGGCGTGCGTAACTACATCGGCGGCAACTGCTCGATCACGCTCTCGCTCATCGGCCTGACCGGGCTGTTTCGCGCCGGGCTCGTCGAATGGATGAGCATGATGACCTACCAGGCGGCGTCGGGCGCCGGCGCACAGCATGTGAAGGAACTGCTCGGCCAGATGTCGGCCGTCGCCAAGCGTGTCAACAACGACAATCTTGCCGATTCCGACACGCCGGTGCTCGACTTGCTGGCGAAAGCACACGCAGCGCCACGCGCGAGTGATTACCCAATCGAAGCGTTCGGCGCGCCCCTCGCGGGCAGCATTATTCCGTGGATCGACAGCGACCTCGGCAACGGTATGAGCCGCGAGGAATGGAAGGGGGAAGTCGAGACTAACAAGATCCTTGGTCTGCCACCCGGAACGATTGGGGTTGACGGGCTCTGCGTTCGTGTCGCCGCGCTGCAGAGTCACTCGGCCGCGATCACGCTGAAGCTGAAGGAGAACGTCGAACTCCATCATCTCGAAAGGCTGATTCGCGAGGCGCACAAGTGGGTAGGTTTTGTGCCGAACACCCGACAGGAAACGATTCAACGGCTGTCGCCTGCCGCCGTCAGCGGATCGCTGAAGATCGGTGTGGGCAGACTGCGTCGCCTCAACGTCGAGCCGCGGATGTACAGCGTGTTGACCACGGGTGATCAATTGCTATGGGGAGCTGCTGAACCCCTGCGGCGCGTGCTGAACATGATCCTGAATGCACAGTAG
- a CDS encoding DUF2938 family protein, translating to MSDIIIAGLFIGLTATALSDLWAVFLEKVFKVPNYGFDAVGRWIGHMTRGRFFHKPIFASPPIPGEKAIGWIAHYALGAAFGFLPILLGGGTDWIADPTWAVAIAAGLLTLAVPFFIVVPAFGMGVLCLRTPDPWAACRRGVISHLYYGIALYIAAIVFAMLMR from the coding sequence ATGAGTGACATCATCATCGCAGGCTTATTTATCGGTCTGACTGCCACTGCGCTGTCGGATTTGTGGGCCGTGTTTCTCGAAAAGGTGTTCAAGGTACCGAATTACGGCTTCGATGCCGTGGGCCGCTGGATTGGGCACATGACTCGCGGACGATTCTTCCACAAGCCGATCTTCGCGTCGCCTCCGATTCCCGGCGAAAAAGCGATCGGCTGGATCGCACATTACGCATTAGGCGCTGCGTTTGGTTTCCTGCCAATTCTGCTCGGTGGCGGCACGGACTGGATTGCCGATCCGACGTGGGCAGTGGCAATCGCAGCAGGTCTTCTCACGCTCGCGGTACCGTTTTTCATCGTCGTTCCCGCATTCGGCATGGGAGTCCTGTGCTTGCGCACGCCGGATCCCTGGGCGGCATGTCGCCGGGGCGTAATCTCGCACCTGTACTACGGCATTGCGCTCTACATCGCCGCAATCGTCTTTGCGATGCTGATGCGCTGA
- a CDS encoding transposase has protein sequence MRALFFERTDHALKRKSALVLDIIQGKTTVAEASRQYDPSPSEVEQWVDDGKRGMENALRANPQDVREQYERQFKDLQEAYGEAMLSWPSSV, from the coding sequence ATGCGCGCATTGTTCTTTGAGCGTACGGATCACGCGCTCAAGCGCAAGAGCGCGCTGGTGTTGGACATCATTCAAGGCAAGACCACCGTCGCCGAGGCGAGCCGCCAATACGACCCGTCGCCTTCAGAGGTCGAACAGTGGGTCGACGATGGCAAGCGGGGCATGGAGAATGCCTTGCGGGCCAATCCCCAGGACGTGCGCGAGCAGTACGAGCGTCAGTTCAAGGACCTTCAAGAGGCGTATGGCGAGGCGATGCTGAGCTGGCCGTCCAGCGTTTGA
- a CDS encoding aromatic ring-hydroxylating dioxygenase subunit alpha translates to MSAAIPARPEAAACPGGDAPAGASPSWPEEGAHRIPFAVYTDAALHQRELERFFYQGHWSYVGLEAEIPKPGDFKRTAVGERSVILLRDQDGQVRVVENVCAHRGVQFCRERHGNRSEFVCPYHQWNYDLQGNLIGVPFRRGVKQDGKVNGGMPPDFKPEEHGLTKLAVACRNGVVFASFDHEVEPLEDYLGPDILHYFDRVFDGRELVIHGYSRQRIPGNWKLMQENIKDPYHPGLLHTWFVTFGLWRADNRSELKMDRHFRHAAMISTRGQGGKGSVTSGVSSFKEQMSLNDDRFLDIVPEPWWNGPTAVLMTLFPSVIIQQQVNSLSTRHIQPVGHDAFDFVWTHFGFAEDSPEMTRRRLRQANLFGPAGFVSADDGEVIEFSQAGFAQKPWHRSVAELGGKTAENTEHMVTETLIRGMYQYWKKRMAPPSAARFPQGRSCGPAEPDPRCPDEDGIA, encoded by the coding sequence ATGAGCGCCGCCATCCCCGCCCGCCCCGAGGCGGCCGCCTGTCCAGGCGGCGACGCGCCGGCCGGCGCGTCGCCGTCCTGGCCCGAAGAGGGAGCCCACCGCATTCCCTTCGCCGTCTACACCGACGCGGCCCTGCACCAGCGCGAGCTGGAGCGTTTTTTCTATCAGGGCCATTGGAGTTATGTCGGCCTGGAAGCCGAGATCCCCAAGCCCGGCGATTTCAAGCGCACCGCCGTGGGCGAACGCTCAGTCATCCTGCTGCGCGACCAGGATGGACAGGTGCGCGTGGTGGAGAACGTCTGCGCGCATCGCGGCGTGCAGTTCTGCCGCGAGCGCCACGGCAACCGCAGCGAGTTCGTCTGCCCGTATCACCAATGGAACTACGACCTGCAGGGCAACCTGATCGGCGTGCCGTTCCGGCGCGGCGTCAAGCAGGACGGCAAGGTCAACGGCGGCATGCCGCCGGACTTCAAGCCCGAGGAACACGGCCTGACCAAGCTGGCGGTGGCCTGCCGCAACGGCGTGGTGTTCGCGTCATTCGACCATGAGGTCGAGCCGCTGGAGGACTACCTGGGACCCGACATCCTGCATTACTTCGACCGCGTCTTCGATGGCCGCGAGCTGGTGATCCATGGCTACAGCCGCCAGCGCATCCCGGGCAACTGGAAGCTGATGCAGGAGAACATCAAGGATCCCTATCACCCCGGCCTGCTGCACACCTGGTTCGTCACCTTCGGTCTGTGGCGCGCCGACAACCGCTCGGAACTGAAGATGGACCGGCATTTTCGGCACGCCGCGATGATCTCCACGCGCGGCCAGGGCGGCAAGGGCAGCGTCACCAGCGGCGTGTCGAGCTTCAAGGAACAGATGTCGCTGAACGACGACCGCTTCCTGGACATCGTGCCCGAGCCCTGGTGGAACGGGCCGACCGCCGTGCTGATGACGCTGTTCCCCAGCGTCATCATCCAGCAGCAGGTCAATTCCCTGTCGACCCGCCACATCCAGCCCGTCGGCCATGATGCCTTCGACTTCGTCTGGACGCATTTCGGCTTCGCCGAGGACAGTCCGGAAATGACGCGGCGGCGCCTGCGTCAGGCCAATCTGTTCGGCCCGGCCGGCTTCGTGTCTGCCGACGACGGCGAGGTGATCGAGTTCTCGCAGGCCGGCTTCGCGCAGAAGCCCTGGCACCGCAGCGTGGCGGAGTTGGGCGGCAAGACCGCCGAGAACACGGAGCACATGGTCACCGAGACGCTGATACGCGGCATGTACCAATACTGGAAAAAAAGGATGGCCCCCCCGAGCGCTGCGCGCTTCCCCCAGGGGCGCAGCTGCGGACCGGCGGAGCCGGATCCGCGCTGCCCGGATGAGGACGGTATTGCCTGA
- a CDS encoding flavodoxin family protein, whose product MSTVRIAIVYHSMYGHTARQAAAVRAGVERIHGAEALLLTTEEALSRWDDLALAEGIIFGSPTYMASVSAAFKTFQEATSNAVLAKGAWKDKVAAGFTNSGAHAGDKLATLIQIALFAAQHGMHWVNLALPPANNSTTGSDQDLNRLGFWLGAGAQSNVDQAAEIVPPESDLATARHLGQRVAEVALQLARGRT is encoded by the coding sequence ATGTCAACTGTCCGAATCGCAATCGTCTATCACAGCATGTATGGCCACACTGCCAGGCAGGCTGCTGCGGTGCGCGCCGGTGTAGAACGCATTCACGGTGCGGAAGCGCTTCTCTTGACCACCGAGGAGGCGCTGTCTCGCTGGGACGACTTAGCATTGGCGGAGGGCATCATCTTCGGCTCGCCCACCTACATGGCCAGCGTGTCGGCAGCATTCAAGACTTTTCAGGAGGCGACCTCGAATGCTGTCCTCGCCAAAGGCGCATGGAAAGACAAGGTCGCCGCAGGGTTTACAAACTCGGGCGCTCACGCGGGCGACAAACTTGCCACCTTGATCCAGATCGCGCTGTTTGCCGCCCAACACGGCATGCACTGGGTCAACCTCGCCCTGCCGCCTGCGAATAACTCCACCACGGGCTCGGACCAGGACTTGAATCGCCTGGGATTCTGGCTCGGTGCTGGGGCTCAATCCAATGTCGATCAGGCGGCCGAGATTGTGCCGCCGGAATCGGATCTGGCGACGGCTCGCCATTTGGGTCAGCGCGTGGCAGAGGTTGCCTTGCAGCTTGCGCGCGGGCGGACTTGA
- a CDS encoding helix-turn-helix transcriptional regulator, protein MEPTANDLFAALGDPTRRAIFQRLSHEGEQTVGRLTAHAGVSQPAVSKHVAVLRQAGLVEGRPDGRETYYRVRSEGLAPLIDWLGVYGVFWRDRIDALSDLLNRMDT, encoded by the coding sequence TTGGAACCTACTGCCAACGATCTGTTCGCCGCGTTGGGCGACCCGACCCGCCGGGCAATCTTTCAACGGCTTTCCCATGAGGGCGAGCAGACCGTCGGACGACTGACCGCGCATGCAGGCGTATCGCAGCCCGCCGTGTCCAAGCATGTGGCCGTCTTGCGACAGGCCGGGTTGGTGGAAGGGCGCCCTGATGGACGAGAAACCTATTACCGCGTTCGATCGGAGGGGCTCGCGCCCTTGATTGACTGGCTCGGTGTCTACGGCGTGTTCTGGCGGGATCGAATCGACGCGTTGTCGGACCTGCTGAACAGGATGGACACATGA
- a CDS encoding non-heme iron oxygenase ferredoxin subunit, with product MSTEWTRALARADVPDEDVIAVTAGGREIALYGVDGEVYATDNLCTHGNARLCDGFLMGHEIECPLHQGRFDVRDGRALCSPLRENLVTYPVRIEDGIVFVAL from the coding sequence ATGAGCACAGAATGGACCAGGGCCCTCGCGCGGGCCGACGTGCCGGACGAAGACGTCATCGCCGTGACGGCCGGCGGCAGGGAAATCGCGCTGTACGGCGTGGACGGCGAGGTCTACGCCACCGACAACCTCTGTACGCACGGCAATGCCAGGCTGTGCGACGGCTTTCTCATGGGCCACGAGATCGAATGCCCGCTGCACCAGGGCCGCTTCGACGTGCGCGACGGGCGCGCGCTGTGTTCGCCGCTGAGGGAAAACCTGGTCACCTACCCCGTCCGGATCGAGGACGGGATCGTGTTCGTGGCCTTGTAG